In Streptomyces asoensis, a single genomic region encodes these proteins:
- a CDS encoding PadR family transcriptional regulator, giving the protein MASIRLTRTTLEVIKVLLASTADDPAWGLKICEEADLGSGTVYPILERLVDAGWATRYEETGEHPGRPKRYYYELTATGRCAAREARERKPRLFGLRAADEGSTA; this is encoded by the coding sequence ATGGCATCAATTCGACTCACCAGGACGACACTTGAGGTGATCAAGGTCCTGCTGGCGTCCACTGCCGACGATCCCGCGTGGGGCCTGAAGATCTGCGAGGAAGCCGACCTCGGATCCGGAACCGTCTACCCCATCCTCGAGCGACTGGTCGACGCGGGCTGGGCCACCCGGTACGAGGAGACGGGTGAACACCCCGGGCGGCCGAAGCGGTACTACTACGAACTCACCGCCACCGGCCGGTGCGCGGCCCGCGAGGCCCGGGAGCGCAAACCCCGCCTCTTCGGACTGCGGGCAGCGGACGAAGGGAGCACGGCGTGA